The sequence catggagtatgcatcggaagggaccgatattgaactttgacttatatttaattaaacttactgtaaaatctattcaagtcaatatcgccaagttgatcctagaccaaatgatcttaatcctgttatgattaggctcaatcttgaaaggctattcgtgttctttgatttgttagttaagcctacttttaggtcagggtgatacgtacattttgggaacacggtagtgcaattgagtgggagcgctagcataaacatggaatctatagcttttatctagcgaatagtaagcaaaggatgatctccttcgagcttgaccaaacgaaaataaatggtggagatctcatttcacataagctgaaatatcatttatacggggtcaagtgttttaagaataaaatacatagtagggtgttacgggaatctaatccttttacagtgtagatcattcatatagaggatcattgatcaaattaggattataacaatggataactaatgatgtgtctatatggtggaacatatagagcattctatatactgagagtgcaattctaagttctatgcgtggattcaacgaagaattaataagttagtgaattttagtgctaaattcttgatctacttattggaagctcggttatatagacccatggtccccccactagttgagataatattgtttgtaagactcatgtaattggttttgattaatcaattataattcacaaattagactatgtctatttgtgaaattttcactaagtaagggcgaaattgtaaagaaagagttaataggggcatatctgttaattatgatactttgtatggttcaattaataaatatgataaatgacaatattatttaataattatttatagttattaaatagttagaattggcatttaaatggttgaattaggaaattggcatttttgagaaaatcagatacaaaaggtgttaaaattgcaaaattgcaaaattgcaaaaagcaaggcccaatccactaagccatggccggccacctttgtaggctttttaagttgatattttcattattttaatgctaaataattcaaacctaaccctagtggaatgctataaataaatagtgaaggcttcaggaaaataatacactttctgaatcagaaaaacctgagccttctctctcttctctagccaccactctctctctctattcttccttcaGATTTCGAatctaccttagtgattagagtagtgcccacacacatcaagcaatacctcaatcatagtgaggaagatcgtgaagaaagatcatcagcaaaggagtttcagcatcaaggattcagataaagagatccaggttcagatcttgataatactctgctgcagaaaggattcaagggttagagatctgaacggaaggagtcatttaattccgctgcacccaatgtaaggtttcttaaactttatatgtgtttaatttatcgttttagaaagttcttatttaggatgttaataaacatacttgtgagtagatctaagatcctggtaaaataatttccaacatcaagaaagaaaactccatttcaatgtaatctattttattcaacatcaataaagaaacagaagtatttttcattcatttgtgtatgttttggttcacttcatcaattgcttgtctatttgatttataaattcatcttaaacccttttcacatacttgatcatgtttattgtgctgtcatcacattggaaagtaaacatgcctatgtgaataaagtttcctagatttatcagacacagggttttactaatatgataatctacaacaagagtttacttgtatttggagaaatactatgttttttcctgaacattggttaaagtaaagctcaggtcggatgcatggagtatgcatcggaagggaccgatattgaactttgacttagatttaattaaacttactgtaaaatctattcaagtaaatatcgccaagttgatcctagaccaaatgatcttaatcctgttatgattaggctcaatcttgaaaggctattcgtgttctttgatttgttagttaagcctacttttaggtcagggtgatacgtacattttgggaacacggtagtgcaattgagtgggagcgctaacataaacatgaaatctatagcttctatctggcgaatagtaagtaaaggatgatctccttcgagcttgaccaaacgaaaataaatggtggagtactcatttcacataagctgaaatatcatttatacgggctcaagtgttttaaggataaaacacatagtagggtgtaacgttaatctaatccctttacagtgtagatcattcatatagaggatcattgatcaaattaggattataacaatggataactaatgatgtgtctatatggtggaacatatagagcattctatatactgagagtgcaattctaagttctatgcgtggattcaacgaagaattaataagtcagtgaatttaagtaataaattcttgatctgcttattggaagctcggttatatagacccatggtccccccactagttgagataatattacttgtaagactcatataattggttttgattaatcaattataattctcaaattagactatgtctatttgtgaatttttcactaagtaagggcgaaattgtaaagaaagagttttaggggcatatttgttaattatgatactttgtatggttcaattaataaatatgataaatgacaatattatttaataattatttatagttattaaatagttagaattggcatttaaatggttgaattagaaaattgggagttttgagaaaatcagatacaaaagtgataaaactacaaaattgcaaaaagtgaggcccaaatccatactgccatggccgaccacttttataggaattatcttctgatattttcattattttaatgccaaataattcaaacctaaccctagtggaatgctataaatatatagtgaaggcttcaggaaaattacacttttcattcagagaaacctgagccttctctctctatgcctggccgcccactctctctctctctctctctctctctctctcttcttccttaagatttcgaaatacttagtgattagagtagtgcccacacacagctagtgatacctcaatcatagtgaggaagatcgtgaagaaagactttcagcaagaaggagtttcagcactaaagaatcggagaaagagatccaggttcagatcttgataatactatgcgacataaaggatacaagggttagagatctgaacggaaggagtcatattattccgctgcacccaatgtaaggtttactaaactttatatgtgtttatttcatcgttttagaaagttcatatttagggtgttaatcaacatacttgtgagtagatctaagatcctggtaaaataatttccaacaatttgtTGAGACTCAGAATTGCTGAAATGTTAGATGTGAGAGTGGTTGCGAGTCATGGGAAGTATTTTGGTTTACCAACTATTGTAGGGAGACAGAAAGAAGAGTTGTTTGATGAGATTAAAAACAAGGTTTAGAATAAAGTTAGAGGGTGGAAGAGGTTGCTATTTTCAGTCGTTGGTAAAGAAGTGCTAATCAAGGCCATTATTCAAGTTATGCCGATACATACCATGAGTATGTACAAGTTATCTAAGAGCCTTGTTAATAGCTTACATCAAAATGGCAGCAAGATTCTGGTGGAGATCATCTGATAAAGATCAAAAGATACACTAGTATAAATGGGCATACCTATGCAAATTAAAGGAGAAAGGTGGTGTGGGGTTTAGACATATGGGTCTTTTTAATCAAGCACTTCTTGCAAAACAAATAAGGAGGTGTATTCAAAATCCTTCATCTTTGTGTAGTCGGGTTCTTAAAGCTAGCTACTTCCCATATAAAAGCATTTTGGAAGCAAAGTGTGGCGCTAATGGGTCTTTTGTGTGGCGTAGTTTAGTGTGGGGGAAGAAGCTTCTTCTCAAAGGATATCGATGGCGAGTTGGAAATGGAAATTCTATTCGAGTTCTTGAAGATCCATGGCTGCCAAGACCAATTAGTTTCCAATTCTATGATAAACTAAGTCTTCCGAACTAGCTTTATGTTATTGGTTATTGATTTAAAGTTAGCAAATGGGCAATGTAACCTATGGAAAGTTGGTGGAAATTTATGTGGAAACACAAAATACCACCTAAGGTAAAATACTTTGTTTGGAAAATATGTCATGGTTGGCTTCCTACTAATTATGTTTTATCTAAACAGGGTATGAATGTGGATCCAAATTGTGAGAATTACTCGGGCAGTCAAACCGAAAATATCCAACATGCTTTACGGAACTGTCCAAAACATAAAGAAGTTTGGAAGAAGTGTGGGCTTTGGGCTGATATTCAGGCTCATTTACAAAGAGATATTCAAGCCTTTCTCCAACAGATAGCAAGAAGATGGAAATCGGGAGAGTTTGAGTTGTTTCTGATCATTACATGGCATTTATGGTCGATTAGAAACTACACAAAATATGGAGGAAAAAGGCCATGGGTTGATAATTTACTTGGCTGGTGTGAGAAATTTTAGGTAGACTTTCAAACCGAGAatggaaaaagaaaacaatCTAATGAGCCACGACATGCAGCACATTGACAGCCACCGAGACAACATGAATGTAAAATCAATGTTGATGTCGGGGTTGTTAAAGGCAGGGGACGATCTGGCATAGGAATTGCGGTGAGAGATGAGCATGGTTTTGTACAGTATGCAACAACCACTATCGAAGAGCAAGAGTTGCGACCGGTTACTGGGAAATTATATGCTATTCGTTCTGGCTTAGAGATTGGGATTCAGATAGGGCATCCAAAGTTCACTGTGGAATCAAATTGTCAGCAAGCCATTAACCTTATCAAGCACACGGAAGAAGCTTGCGATGAGGAAGATGGATTGATTCTCCATATTAGAAGGCTGTTAGCTCATAGTCAAGTGGGTGGGTTGTACTTTGTATATAGGGAGGCTAATATTGTAGATCACAATTTAGTCAATTATACTTTGTCTTTCAAAGCTAGTGCCATATGGATTGAGTTATACCCTCATATGTTAATCAAGCCATGAGACTTGATTATTCAAATCCTttgtaatttgttttattaatgcagattctttttatttttttaacaaaattattTATCCAACAAATTTACCCATTATAAATATTTGGATGCCAAAATATTaaatagcttttatttttttgggtaaagattatttaatatttcttcATTAACGTCTTTAATTCCGGTATTTTGATATAATAGTCCCCAAGCGGTTTCTTTATTTGCATCTAAGCCCAACTTCTGTGAGCTGTCATCTCCTCCATTCTTGTCTGTTAAGTTAAGACTCAAGCGGCAATTTCCTTGAATAGCCAAAAGAACTACTCTATTTCCTTCCTTCCTTCTCGATCTTTCTTTTCTGTTTTTCGTCCACTAAAATAGGCAGATCTGGAAACTTCCATATTTATCCTCCTTTCTTTTCTCCACTTTCCCTTTAATACTTTTCTCAGTTTTTAGGGTTTCAACACTCTCGATCTTCTTTGCTGTGTTAAAGATTTCTGAGAAATTCCTTTCTACACATGCATCTCAGTTGCTGATTTCCGAGTTTTTCCTTCACCGTTCTTTGATCCCTCGCATCAGGTCAACATCATTTCAGACCAGAAGGTAAGGCTTTTTGTTTGCCCcctacttatttatttattttttctgtgcTAGTTTATTAGGTCTTGACGATTGTGATTCAATAATGGTGGTGATTGGGTTTTTAGTAGTTGCGTTTGGTTGTCACAAAGTGGATGCCCGTTAAATGTTCGTGTATCTGACTTAGAAACgtcgttttattttttaattaatgagaAAAAATAGGAAGTGAAACAGATCCATGTGCGAATGTACCTTACATTTGATCGTTATTCTATCAACATTTACATTCATCCATTATTAGATCACATTATTGCACTCTTCGGAGGTGGAAGAAGCAGTGCTAAGAGGGTATGATTGTCTGAACATCTGTCTGGGTTAGCTCATTAGTGGACAGGACTAAAATGAGTGGtaaaataaatgattttttttttcttttctgaaAATACTAGTGGGATGAAAGAAAGAGCATTTTTCATTTTAAGGTATACTCTGCACTTATATTGATCTGATAAATTCCTCACACTAGATATTTTCTATCTGGGTATTATTTGGCTCTATGTTGTATAAATATCCTATATCGGTGGAAGTTCAAATATCATGATGGTTATTTTCTTTTACTTATTATTAAACTGTATTTGTGCTTACTTTGAGTTATATGGCAATGGGTGTGGAAAAGCATATGTTTCTTAGAATAGAAGAAAACCTTTTGTCCCTTGTGAAGGCTCAAAAGCATGAGGATAAaagaacataaaataaaataaaataaaaatctcaTGGACCCTTATGTTTCGGAGTAAGTGTATAGGGTTAAGGTGGGTAAATttgaagacaacttttactgtGACTCGTGTTATGAATTCTAAATTGCTAATGTTATTACTTGTGGTAGACACTTTGTAGTAATAAATTCATATCACTTCTTATGACGGGTATTGCATTTACGAAGGATTATATTGTCCTTTGTTGGGATACCAATTTCTATTACATCTTGTGTTTTAGGAGTTAGTTTACTTTGATTGCATCTGAAGTTGCTTGCAATTACAGGATAGGTTGAAGAAGTACCGTGTATTGTTTCCCATCTGAGATTCGATAGGGACATTGCTAGGACATCTATATCTTGTGTTTTCGTCATGGTCGTGAATACCCGTCCTCTTAAACGAATGAAGAGCCGAGTCACGGCAGATCTCTATGACTTCCTCACCTTTCCATCACCAGTATATGGCTCTACCAATGGATCCTTTAGGACAAACATCAGGGCATTCCTCTCAAAGCATGCAATGTTGCCAATTCCATCGTCGCTCTTCCCCCACCTAATGACATGGCAAATCTTATTTAGGGTTGGGAATGTGATGAGTGGCCTTGATTCGCTCTCAGCACTGATTTGCCTAGACATTGTTGAGGAGGATGTTGCCATATCCAGATCCACCTATTGTGACCAGTGCCGAGTTGTTGGTGAGTTGACTCGCTTAGTTGAAATCTCTTGTCTTTCTTTCTATCTATAAGTTTGAATAATCTCAATTCTATAAATTTGATTATTGTCATGATTCTTAGTTCGTCATCAAATGATTAATGCTAGTTCAGAACTTGTCAAGCAAAATTTCGTAGTTATTTAGActttttcccttcatcttttatttatttagaattagttaaatatCTTGAGATAAAACTATTAGTGCTGATTGGTATAGTATTGAGatttaactttattattttaaaaactaaaagtttGTTGTTTCACAAGAATTTCATCTTTTTTATATTTAgagaaattatattaaatggtCTGTAATAGTGGAATTCTCGAGCAACATGATGTTTTTATGAGTTATTCTAGCAAAATGACTCACTTTTGCTCTAATTAACTTATGGTTTATCATATTTGCTTACTGGTATTTGCATTTTCACTTGAGTTATGTGCATATGATTCATCTAGtttaatatctatatatttatgctATTTGTATTCCATCTTTTATCTTTAGCAAGTTATTTTGCTACTCTTAACTCATTTTGATATCATTCTTATCCAAGCCCCTTGTATAAAAAACAAATTTAGATTTAGTTCATAATATGGAATATACTAGTATCAATTATTAAAGAATCCCAACCATTTGTTGCCTTTTGAAGTGCAGGCCTTTTTCTACTTATAAAATTCTGGAAATCTGGTCCCAAATCAAAATTCAAGATTCAATATTTAATAGATGAACTCATGTAAACCCTGAGAAAAACTTgttaggtcagcttcacaaggAACACATTTAATTATTGGTTAACcttgtttttttttgaaaaagagacaGAGGCCATTGTCTTAGACTGGCCCCTATTGAAATCCCTCACTTGTGACGGAGGAAAACCTTGGTTACAAGAGTCTTAgcataaaaaatactaaaacccACACGAAAACAAAACCGGACTCAATAAAAACAGTACTTGTTATTCCTAAAAGGAAATTACATCAAATTTCTCCATTCTCTAGTTAACCTTGTTCTCAATAAAAACAGTACTTGTTATTCCTAAAAGGAAATTATTGGTAACCTTGTTCTTTTTCTTGCGTTTGTATTGCTGCGTGTAAGAGGTTTGGGGCAAACATCAGTTGGCGTAATTTACAAATCGTAACTACACTGTttcttataataatattaatttccaAATGATCACTTCTGTGTTGATTCTTATTAAACAGCACATGTAAAAGATAGACCACATTGCATAGAAAAATCCTTTCTATAGGAAAAAATAAGGTCTCATTTGCTCATTGTACCTGTGAAATTTCTTGCTTCCTTCCCGGAAAAGTTAAAAACTTGTGTGTAGCTTCATCAACCAATTTTTTCCAAATCATTTTGCCACAATGGtaatatgaaatttttaaatatcttccTTCTCTGAAaccatttaattaaaaacttagaTCGGAGATaaaaacttttaattttataaatttgatgGGTCTTTTGTTTGAAGAGTTTGAAGCTTTATGATTTGTAAGGATCTAAATGAAGCTTATAAGATTGTTTGGAGGCCTCATGAATTTTATCTAGAGCTGCCGCATAAATACCTTAGTAATAAATAAGTGTCTCAAGGATCCTAGACAGAGGTTTAGTGTTTGTTTTATAAAGGGTTAAGTTGTACCTTGTGATTCACTTTTCTTGGGCCTAAAAACTGCCTTAACTAACCTTAGCGGTTACTGGCAGGAAAGGTCTTGAGGGAGTATGACTATGGCAGATATTTCATGGTCAAATAAGTCTTTATTGTCTCCAAAGACTTGGCGTTGGGGTGTAAGGAATTTTAGTTTGGGTGGGCCAGGTATCCATGTgttttgttaaaaataaataataaaaaacaaataagaCTGAATTGATAAACAGGGGAtgcttcaacaaaaaaaaattggggaATGTTTCAGATCTCATTCTCACCCTCTACATCAGAAAATTCATACTATAACGACTACCATAGGCTAATGTTGTTAGGGCCATTACCCATAGATAATAAACAGTAAAATCTTAGTTGCTTCCgcatcttttctttttttaaaaccgACTCGATGGATTGATATTTACTGAACATGCTCTCCATTGTGTTATTCTTCCAAGTGCTTATTACGTGATAGTATTACAGCTATTATAACTCTCAAGGCTACTGAAAAACCTTCTATTTATAAGTAGCTATTATTACTCCACTGGAGTCTAAATACTCTGAATCTGCATTTCATTTTGACTTCATTTTGTGGAGCAACCAGTACTTGTATACTCCTATACATAGTCTCATTTAGAATTAGCTTTTTCTTTGTACCTGCTACTTACAATTTATGTCATTTTGTAAAGTATATGTAACTCCTGCACTCTTTTTCTTCTTGCTTGATACCTTTTTTCTATGTTGTTTGTCATATTAGATGGAGTCAGCTTCtttttcatactttttgaaAATTCTCTCAATCTTTCCCACTCTTTATACAGACTTAAATATTGACCACATCTTTACCTTATTGTTTAGGATTAATGGCTGAAATAGGGCTATTATACAAAATTGTTGAAGAAACTATAAATATTTTAACCTTTatcttctttttattattattattattatgccaCTTTCTTTTTTCACTCGTATAGTTATAATCTTCATTAATTCTCTTATTTGCACTTTTATCTCAAGAGAACTCTTATGTTTTCTTTGCAAGTGAGTCCACTTGTACTTGATTGgtctaaattataattttattgcctATTAGAACTATTCAGGTTCTCATTGtgattaaaatatatttgttcatTTTGGCTTTTCCTTGtcctaagataaagaaaaataaaatacattttccTATACAGAAAAGATTGTTGGAGTCGaggtatatgtatattttttttttaaataaaagtacAAGTGAAGATTGATAGTTGTGAAGTTAGGTAATTTTTGAATACAGTGAAATTAGGTCATGACACGGAACAAAACGATTACAATTTCTGGCAATCGTTTTAAGTTATTTGTGGCTAGGATAACATTGAGGAATCTCAagaattctgataagctatattTCTTTTGAAACATTTAGGATGGAGTGGCCATCCAGTCTGTACGAAACGGTACCATTTTATTATCAAGGCCGATGGTAATTCCATTGGTGGCTATCACAAACCCTGTATGTTCTGTGGAGATGTCCTGCATTTGTCAGAATCCAAGTGAGGACCTTATTTTCTTTACTCCATATGCATTGACCCCTTTTAAATTACTGTGATGGACCTTATTTTCTTTACTCCATATGCATTCACCTCTTTTATATTACTGTGATGGACCTTATTTTCTTTACTACATATGCATTCACCCCTTTTATATTACTTTGATGGACCTTATATTCTTTACTACATACATTCACCCCTTTTATATTACTCTGATGCTATGTTTTGATTCAGATCTCTGCATTGCTATCCATTTATTATATCTTCCATTTTGCTCTCTTATAGAAAATTAATGGTATGTGCTCTGTAAGCTTGTGCTCAAACAGACACAAACAGATGCATGTGTTTATGGATGCATGTATGCATTTGTGTATTCAAGGGATATGTTCCATTTCTACTCTTTCTTATTCTCCTTTATTTACTGCTTtgctttttaaaatttatatgcttttattttattttcagttatGTTTTGAGCCATGATATTATGTGTGTATGAATACATATATTAGTGTACTATATGTTTGGGTTGTGTTCTATTTGTTGAcccttttttgttcttttttacctttaaaaaaaaattatatttttagttatgttTTTGTTATGGGCTTGTGCTAAATCAGTTGTAGAGTTATCACCATTGCATTAGATTATGTGCTTATGTATCACTGTTTCTCAGGTGTAAGTCATGCAACCTTGAAACAAGTACAGATGATGTGGAAGACTGGGTGTACAGCCAGTTAGAGAATACTACTCATCTTTTGCATGGTGTAATTCATTCCAATGGTTATGGACACCTTCTTAGGGTCAATGGGAGGGAAGGAGGATCAAGGATTCTCTCAGGATGCCACATCATGAACTTCTGGGATCGGCTTTGTAAGACCCTTGGAGCCAGGTTAGCTCTATTGGTTAGTAATAGCTTCTTATTGTGAAACATGCTTAGTTTTTAAATCAAGGTTTTGACAATTGTGTGTATATGAGAATTTCTTAATTGATCGTTTCATGTCTCCATGATCACTCATTCATCTATATATTTCTACTCTGTAGGCATTTCATTGGTGGATATATTTCACATTGTGTTATTTATTCATTAACGTGTCATGTATCTATTTCTACTCCTTGAcccaatataattatatatgttatatgtatATAGTATGCAATAACTGATGCTTTCGGCTTTATTTATATAATGTTTTGATTACTCTTGActtgattttcttttttaccTGCCAATAGGAAAGTTAGTGTGATGGATGTGTCCAAGAAGTACGGGTTGGAGTATCGGCTGCTGCATTCCATAACCAAAGGCCGTCCTTGGTATGGTGACTGGGGTTATGAATTTGGTGCTGGTAGCTTTGCCCTCTCCCTGGATGCATATAAAACGTCTGTTGAAAGCCTATCTTCCCTACCCCTGTCCATTTTTCTCTCTCAGGGACAGAAACTTGACTCTCATCTCCCAGACCTTATCTCATACTACCAGTCTTGTTCGGAACATGAGCTTGTGAATGTTAGAGACCTCTTTTGTTTTGTACTGAAACTGATACATGATGCTCACAAGAGTACCTCAAGGGCTGATGATACTGCCCTCAAGAAGCCCCAAGCTGGCACCTCAAGAACCTTGTATTCATGGACCAGAAGTGATATTGAGCGAGTTGAAGCTGCCATGCTTAGAGTGCTGCGTGCAGTTTCTGGGGCCAATTGGGTCAGTATACGATCCCTTAAGGGTGCTGTATGTAAGGTGGCTCCTCCAGAACTGCTTGATTACTGCCTCAAGGAACTTGGCGGGAAAATGACACCTAATGGAATGGTTGTTAATGCACGACCGAATCCTGATACTGGAAATTTTGAGTTCCGGTAAGCTCTGATAAGCTTTTAATACATCAAGCTTTATCATAGTATTGTTATGTTTTGGGTTGTTTCATGTCCTACAAGAAATATGTTGTgatgttatttatattataatgtCTCTATTTCCTctatattctattttaatttgGCTGGGCAATGGATTTCTAAAAGCTCAGGAATGTAATAAGCTGTGATTTCTATCTTATCAGATTGGAGGCTCAAGGTGTTTCTTCCCAAGGAAACAATACTTTCACAGAGTCTTCCATTTCAAACAGATCATCTGAAGAAAGTCTCCTGCGTGACTTAAGGTACTTGTATGAATGCATGCTCCACCCTCGAACTATGATAAGCTATGTACCTCAGGTAACAAGGGATCTTGCAGTTAGTTCAGCTGAAAAGCTCCTTGACTGCAAGCAGTTTGTGAAGAACTATGAGCCTGAAATGATatctacaaatatcaataatgGGTTGACACGTATTGTATGCTTAGTTGAACTTGTGGATGAGATTGATGAAATGATTACAAAACCGCCTCCTGAACTTGTAATCCTCTCCCAAAATGCTACTGTGTCGGATGTCAAGTTTGAAGCGTCAAAAGCTTTCCAAGatgtatatattatgtttaAAGGATTTCATGCCAATGAGTTACCTGACTATGGTGGTGTTGATGATTCCACCCAGATTAAGTACTTATTGGGTTCAACCGGATTTGTTCGCTTGAGAGGGAGATGTCATGTGAAACATGGCTTAAGTAGGTATAGGATGGAGAGGGGGGTGGAGAGGTGGACTGTAGAGTGCAGCTGTGGGGCAAAAGATGATGATGGGGAGAGAATGCTGGCATGTGATGTTTGTAGTGTGTGGCAACACACTCGATGTTCTGGCATTCTTGACTCGGAGTTGGTCCCTCTAAGATTTGTATGTTACAGATGCAAAAGCTCCATTTCAACCGGGAAAACTGGGGCCCCTTGTAAGGATGAGGCAGTAACTACTAATGTTGGCAGTAATGGCTGTCTGGGTAAGAATATGACTGCTGATGTTACACTTTGACTAATAAGATCGTCA is a genomic window of Cannabis sativa cultivar Pink pepper isolate KNU-18-1 chromosome 9, ASM2916894v1, whole genome shotgun sequence containing:
- the LOC115722772 gene encoding PHD finger protein At1g33420; amino-acid sequence: MVVNTRPLKRMKSRVTADLYDFLTFPSPVYGSTNGSFRTNIRAFLSKHAMLPIPSSLFPHLMTWQILFRVGNVMSGLDSLSALICLDIVEEDVAISRSTYCDQCRVVGWSGHPVCTKRYHFIIKADGNSIGGYHKPCMFCGDVLHLSESKCKSCNLETSTDDVEDWVYSQLENTTHLLHGVIHSNGYGHLLRVNGREGGSRILSGCHIMNFWDRLCKTLGARKVSVMDVSKKYGLEYRLLHSITKGRPWYGDWGYEFGAGSFALSLDAYKTSVESLSSLPLSIFLSQGQKLDSHLPDLISYYQSCSEHELVNVRDLFCFVLKLIHDAHKSTSRADDTALKKPQAGTSRTLYSWTRSDIERVEAAMLRVLRAVSGANWVSIRSLKGAVCKVAPPELLDYCLKELGGKMTPNGMVVNARPNPDTGNFEFRLEAQGVSSQGNNTFTESSISNRSSEESLLRDLRYLYECMLHPRTMISYVPQVTRDLAVSSAEKLLDCKQFVKNYEPEMISTNINNGLTRIVCLVELVDEIDEMITKPPPELVILSQNATVSDVKFEASKAFQDVYIMFKGFHANELPDYGGVDDSTQIKYLLGSTGFVRLRGRCHVKHGLSRYRMERGVERWTVECSCGAKDDDGERMLACDVCSVWQHTRCSGILDSELVPLRFVCYRCKSSISTGKTGAPCKDEAVTTNVGSNGCLGKNMTADVTL